GCCCAAAGAACACGTCCGGAAGACAGTGGATGCCGTCGCGCGGAGACTGCCTGCATGCCACGGCCCCCTCATGGCCAGAAGTGGGAGGCTGATATGGGTAAAATCGGTGCTGACCGCAATCCCCGTCTACTGCATGATAGCTTATGGTCTGCCTCCATGGGCACGGGCAGAGATCGACTCAATCTGTAGACGATTCCTATGGACCGGAAGTAACGGCGATGTCAAGGGGAAATGCATGGTGGCCTGGAAGACGTGCACACGGCCAAAAAAGCTCGGGGGGCTGGGAATCACAGACCTGAAACTCCAGGCAATGGCATTCGAAGCAAAGTGGCTGTGGCTTCAGAAGACTGACGCCGATAGAGCTTGGACATCGCTGCCACTGCAGCAATCTAATGAAGCGAGGTCCTTCTTCCAAGCATCAACTTACACAATCATCGGCAATGGCCGGAATACTCTGTTCTGGCAAGACAGCTGGGTTCATGGGGTGTCAATCAGAGCAATGGCGCCCACCTTGATGCACTTTGTCCCCAAACGAGTCATCTGCAGGCTAACGGTGGTGGAAGCACTCACGGACAGGCATTGGGTGCGCACCATATCCGGCGGAGTAACTGCCCCAGCAGCCGCGGAATACTTGCAGGTCTGGCACGCGATTGAGGACATCGTCCTCACGGACGCACCGGACCGCCTCGTCTGGCGATGGGAGTCTGACGGAAGCTTCTCGGTCCGATCGGCTTATCAGGCATTACATCTCGGTTCTCACCCCATTCTGGGTTGCGTCAGGATTTGGGAGGTGTGGGCGCCGCTCAAGGTCAAGCTGTTTCTCTGGCTGGCGGTTCGCCACCGACAATGGACAGCGGACAGACGACGGAAGCATGGGCTCGATGCACACGACACCTGCTTCCTGTGCGATCAGGAACCGGAAACCATTGATCACATCATCGTCGAATGTTCCTTCGCCAGGCAGTTGTGGTTCGAGGCAGCCACGGCGCTTGGGGCAACTCTGACCGAGCAACCAGCCGGCGCCATTGTCGACTGGTGGCAGACCTGGAGAGCTCTTTGGCCAGCGTCATTTGCAAGAGGCGCAGACTCCATGTTCGCGCTAATCGCTTGGGAAATCTGGAAAGAACGTAATGCGCGTTGTTTTCGTGGAGCAGCCACACAGATTCCGGCGATCAAGGCAACCATCAAACTTCAGGCAGAGCTATGGGTCCAGGCCGGTGCGAAGCACCTAGGTTGTTTAATTGAGCGAGTAATAGGTTAGAGAAGAAGCTGAGCAGGGTGGGTGCGCTCAGTGTTAATCTTGTAAACCACCCGAGATGTAACAAACTATTCTTCTACTTAATACAAAAACGCGCAAATCTTTTGCGTgattgagaaaaaaaattattatcCCAAAATCTACACTTTTATTTTGTTAATGGGGGCATGATTTTTCTATAATAGTTGAATGGCTAGGACTGTATCGGCGCCGGCTTGCCATGCTTCTGCCGATGCTTGCCGACCTGGCGTAATTTCGTCACTTCACATTATTGGATTGTTTTCCTACATTAGGATTGCTTGTTAATTGTTGATCAAGCTTGATTGATCCCCCTCTGAAATAAGAAGTTCTGGCCCGGGAGGTATAATATCAATCACTTGGCGTCCATCCGACGCATCCACTATGGATATTTCATGCCCCCTTTTCTTTACGTAGTATTTTTTTTACTATACCTGTTGACGTAGCATTATAGACTGTATTGTTACTCTTGCTACCATCAGGATAGATCTATCCCCCTTCCTCGGTTTCCCCCTACATATATGGAATATTTTAAGAAATGAACATTTTTTTAGTGGGATCGGGGGACTTATATAAGATAAGCCACTTTTTACATGGATCGTCTAGTCGAGAGACAATGCAAAATTGTCGGTGGCCATATCTATCTTATTTACGTAATAACCAGATCTGATTTTGAGTATTTGAATTAAGATATGGTATAGCTAATATAGCAATGTCTATATTCATATAGAGAATATCGATTTTGCTTTTGAACCTTTTTAGACGAACATATATCAAGAAAAATATTAGAATCACTTTCACCCTTAGGCACCTTTTGCTGTCGGTTCAGTTCACGTCGATTCACACGAGAGAAAAGGATTGCAATCCATATATACTTACTATAGGGTAAATTTCACTGGTGGTCCTCAACCTTGTTCCGAGTTTTTATCCTGGTCCCGGTTTTTCATCTAGGTCTCGGTACTCTCATATTACACATTTAGTTCTCTAAACTTGTTCCAAGTTCTTATCCAGGTCTTGGTAATTTCAAATTGCACATTTAGCTCCCTAAACTTTTTCTAAGTTCTCATCCAAGTCCCAGTACTTTAGAATTGTATATTTAGCTCCCTAAACTTATCCTAAGTTCTCATCTAGGTCCCAGTATACGCGTCACATCCTCCGGCCGGCCTAGGCCTCGGAGGACAGTGGCACGACAAGCACAACCTGGACAGACGACGGCGCGGGGAGATGGCCTGTGTGGACGGCGACCCGGCGAGGTGGCCTATAGGAGGATGACTGCGTGTCTAGGTGACAGCGACCACGAGCTGCAGCCTTCGCGACGGTGACCGCAGGCAGCGGCCTTCGCGGCTCCGCGCGACAGTGTCCTGTGCGTCGGCGAGCACAGCAGCAGCCTTCGCGGCGGCGAGCGGGAGTGGCAGCACAACCGAGCGAGTAGGGCGAGCAGGCGCGGCGAGCGACCGTCGCCGGGAGCTAAACATGTAATTCGGGACTAGGTGAGAACTTAGGACAAATTCAGGGAGCTAAATGTGCAATTTTTAAGTACCGGGACCAGAACTAAAAATAGTTTAGAGAGCTAAATGTGCAATTTAAAAGTACCGGGACCTCGATAAAAACTCGGGATAGGTTTAGAAAGCTAAATATGCAATTTAAGAGTGCGAACCGCCGGTGAAATTTACTCGGTACTATATAGGTAGACAACCAATGCGCATGGGCATGGAAATCGTATAGACATGTGGTATAATTATTATATCATGTGATCGAATGCAGAACAATACAACGAACACGTACACAATCAGACGTACACAGATATACGGCCATCCAGACAAGACAATACAGAGCACCCCAGGTAAAAATAAAATCGCGCTGGAGGACAATTCAAGGTTTTGATGTGCGTTCAGCTCCCATTATTCGACAAAGGTTCCATATGGTGCAGCACAACTTCGTTCGAAAGTAGGATATCAAGAGGGAGTAGCTCAGTGGTGGCCAGGAAGCTTCTCCTTGATCTTGTCCATGAGACCCTTCTTCtcttcgccatggccggcggtgccATCGGTTCCATGAGCCCCTGCTCCGCCGGTCACGCCAGCGTGCCCCTGCTGCCCGTAGGCTCCagctccacccgtcgctgccgccGCCTGGTTCTGCTGGTTGTCCTTGTGGCCGCCGGGGAGCTTctccttgatcttctcctttaGCCCCTTCTTCCTCCGACCGCCCATGCCGTCGTCCTCGGATGACTGCACGTACGGTATGATCGGCAAAGATCAAGTTATTACAGATGACAGTCACTCAATCAGTCAGTGCACATGCATGTACGCgatggattatatatatatatatatatatatatatatatatatatatatatatatatatatatatatatatatatattgtattcTATATGGGAAACAAAAGAAGCATATATAccgagctggagctggagctggagctggagcttcCGGAGCGATGAAGGATACCGCGGCTCCTGTGCTCCTCAGCAGCGGCGGGCTGGAACGCCTGCCCGCCTGCACTGGCCTCACCATGGCCTGCCATGACAGTGGCGTGGTCGTGCTGCCCCTGGTGCTCCATGCTATCACTCGTTGATTTTCTCTCTGGCCTGCTATCACACTTGTTTTCAAGTCTACTAGTACTAGTGCCACGAGCTTTGTTGTTCTTGGAGTGTGATCGAATTGTGGTGCAGCCCCAGGCAGCATTTTATACTGCAGCGAGAATTAGAGAGTGGTTTTGGGACATCAACCAAGAGTGGATATGTGTGCAGCCACGAGTCGTCGCTACGTAGCCACAGCTAGTAAAATTAATTAATTAGCTGGGGCCTGGACGGCACAAATTAAGTTCGGTGGCGCCACGTACGCTACAGGTTCTTCTCGAAGAGGATTGACAGGTACGAATGGATGGATGTCGGCAGAACTCATCTGCTACGTGGATATAGGGAGCTGAATTTACGATAGCAGCTCGTGCCTGCTCCTTCcgtctaataaaaaataaatagggGCAGAACCAGGCCACATGGAAACCAGTGTAGAACCACCTAAAAACCAGCAGAAGTAGCTTCGAGAACTATATATGTTGATAGTATAACTATATATATAGGAGAGGAAGCACGGGCGAGTTTTTTTTTAGAGGAGGTGTGTTGGCGTGGGGGAGAAGAAAATGGAGGAACAACAACGGGTATGTGCTACAGTGAATGATATTGTTCGTTAGCAGGGTCCCATTATACTGTTCACTAACGGACTATGGATGAATGGCGATCTGTGAGAGGAAACCGACGGAGCACTGTAGCTAACTCACCACATTTAAAGATCTCTATAGATGTGCACCGATCTGATGTCGTTAGAAGTGTACAACATGGCAGAATTTATTTAGATATAAACAACAAAGTATGTCGGTGTATCTTTGAATACGTGAATTGTAGTGATATATCTTAAGACCATAAAAATTagggtaaagtccaatttacaccctccaacttttaccaaagttcggatttcaacctcgaacttcaaaaccggataactttggccctccaactcttgaaaaagttcaactttcaaccttctggcTGTTTcgcgggtgaacagtaactttgatattttcgggaggcgtcgaaattttatattatttttttgagcatcttaacgtcctcaaataaaaaaactcaaaactataaagttgtagatctcatcgaggtttacaatttacatataaaaattatcttcatccgacatcgtattgaaggattttctattttttgaaatttgagtctcatcacgcgacaaaatatggtgctgaaattttatattattttttcgagcatcttaacgtcctcaaatgaaaaaactcaaaaccacaaagttgtagatatcattgaggtctacaatttacatataaaaattatcttcatccgacatcgtattgaagggttttctattttttgaaatttgagtctcatccgGTGTGAAGAGGTGGAGGCAATCGGATCcagggacgacgacggcgacgatgcGAAGATCCCGGCGGCACTAGGGTTGCGGGCTGGGATTGGACTCGCTGGCGGGCTCGGGATatgggctcgccggtgggctttgggtttttttttgtttttttttcctcagctttaccgtggcggacgttcTAAAGTGCCCGCCGCTGCTAATAGGTTTACTGCAGCGGGCACTGGCGCCCGCCGCGGTGGATTcacgatttaccgtgaccttctCACCGCGGCGGACGCGTTTGCCAGCCGCGGGAAACCAAAATTGCCCGCTGCAGTTAagcattctgtagtagtggctaAAAAAAAGGTTATATAGGCCGAGTACAGAGAAGGCCTGATCCTTCTGGAATTCCAACTGGCATTGACGGAAGGACCCCAGCCAGCCTATGGCCGCGCTTGTACGCACACAGCTGAAGGAAGAACAGGACGGTTAGAGAAGCTTTACAAGATGACACTTGGGTACGCGACATTGCGTACAACCTGAACCACCACTTCCTGAGCGATTTCTTCCATTTCTGGAGGGCCATAGATTCACACCGCCCCGACTTGGAAAGCAGCGAGGACGATGGCATCACCTAGACACTTGGGAGTTCAGGCCAGTACTCGACCAGATCAGCATACATGATTCA
The sequence above is drawn from the Miscanthus floridulus cultivar M001 chromosome 15, ASM1932011v1, whole genome shotgun sequence genome and encodes:
- the LOC136506664 gene encoding dehydrin Rab16B-like, which translates into the protein MEHQGQHDHATVMAGHGEASAGGQAFQPAAAEEHRSRGILHRSGSSSSSSSSSSSSEDDGMGGRRKKGLKEKIKEKLPGGHKDNQQNQAAAATGGAGAYGQQGHAGVTGGAGAHGTDGTAGHGEEKKGLMDKIKEKLPGHH